A region from the Pungitius pungitius chromosome 16, fPunPun2.1, whole genome shotgun sequence genome encodes:
- the LOC119215408 gene encoding histone H2A, which produces MSGRGKTGGKERAKAKSRSSRAGLQFPVGRVHRLLRKGNYAERVGAGAPVYLAAVLEYLTAEILELAGNAARDNKKTRIIPRHLQLAVRNDEELNKLLGGVTIAQGGVLPNIQSVLLPKKTEKPAPRPCSFFRLASIQMVVRVWCCCFYDEDSLFPSD; this is translated from the coding sequence ATGTCTGGCAGAGGGAAAACCGGAGGCAAAGAGCGAGCGAAGGCCAAGTCCCGCTCCTCCCGGGCTGGACTCCAGTTCCCGGTGGGCCGAGTTCACAGGCTACTGCGCAAGGGCAACTATGCGGAGCGCGTCGGTGCCGGGGCTCCGGTGTACCTGGCGGCCGTGCTGGAGTATCTGACAGCTGAGATCCTGGAGCTCGCAGGTAACGCGGCCAGGGACAACAAGAAGACAAGGATCATCCCCAGGCACCTCCAATTGGCCGTGCGCAACGACGAGGAGCTTAACAAGCTGCTGGGTGGTGTGACCATCGCTCAGGGGGGAGTGCTGCCCAATATCCAGTCTGTCCTCCTCCCCAAGAAGACGGAaaaaccggccccaagaccatGCTCGTTCTTTAGATTGGCAAGCATTCAAATGGTTGTCCGTGTTTGGTGTTGCTGTTTCTACGATGAAGACAGTCTCTTTCCATCAGACTGA